One Sesamum indicum cultivar Zhongzhi No. 13 linkage group LG14, S_indicum_v1.0, whole genome shotgun sequence genomic window, AACTATTTGGAGCATCTGCTCAAGGCAGATGATAAAATGGAGCTAACTGGGGTGGATAATGAGCAGAAAAAAGATTTAGCTGCTTTAAATCAAAAgctcaataaatatttttgttacgACACTTCACTTTCTGAAGAAACAGGTGTTTGGATCCCTGTCTCTGTTCCACCATTGCCCGAAAATGAGCAATTAGAATGGGATAGGGGTTTCTATTTAAATGGAGGCTACTTGCCTGATGGCGACTTGGGTTGGAATGAGTGTATTGGAGAAGATAAAGAGATGACCATGTGGGATGTGGTCCTTGACATGTTGCTGACAGCCAGAGGAAAAGTTAGCGCTCTTGCTTCTGGTGATATTCATGGATGCAGCATATCTTGGATTTCAAGCCACCTTCTAGAGCAAGCTTGGAAAGAAATGGCTCAAACCCTTACCGATGCTAACTTTGGCAAAATGAAGGAAATCCTAGAATCAGAGCCGCCAAAATGGTTGCCTGATAGTGCTGCTTCTGCTTGCATGCTGTGCAATGTTCGTTTTCATCCTATCATGTGTTCGAGACACCACTGCAGATTTTGTGGGGGGATTTTCTGCAATGGTTGCTCCAGGGGACGGAGCTTGTTGCCTTCAAAGTTCCGAACAGGGAATCCTCAGCGAGTCTGTGATGTATGTTGTGTACGACTTGAGCCTGTGCAGACGTGCTTGATGAGCCAAGTTAGTCGTGCAGCACAGTCACCTACCCATGATCTGACGGATCTAAGTACATTGAGATCTTGGCTTAATTTTCCATGGGGCCAATCTATGGAATACGAAATATACAAGGCAACAAACACCATTCAAGGTTACAGTAAGGTATTCTTTGTCTTACATACTGCTACGACATGCAATTGCGTCACCTAATTTTGCTACCCCATATTagtaactaatatatttaactattaAGCCATGCAATTTGTACGGGTAGATTTCAACACTTGTTTAATAGTGCGGGAATTGAATAATGGTGTTGAATTCCCATACATGACATAATGAGATAAGTATAATGAGTACATGTGGTTGATATTTTACTATTCAATTATAGTAGGTTGGGGTTGAGTTTCCTGTGGTTGAGAACTTGTTGTTTCAATATTGTAGGTTGGATGCTTGGCTCCTGAAAAGTCCATACCAAGTGCAGTCCTAAAGCAAGCTAAGGGCTTTGCTATCTTAACTGTTGCAAAGGTTGGCTTGATGGTTACTTACAGCATTGGTACAGGGTTAGTAGTTGCTCGTAGAGAAGATGGATCTTGGTCTCCACCTTCTGCAATTGCATCATTTGGCATTGGCTGGGGAGCACAGGTGAGTAAACAAGCGAATGTCCTGGTTCCTCTTTGTTCTGATCTGGCTTAGCAAGATATTATCTACAATTATAAGCCTGGCACTTTCTCATTCTCCCTTCTAGTCCAGTAAAAATTGACAGTTTTTCCACTTTGTTTTTTCCGTTTGATGTTTCTTGTGCTGGATAACTTTTGGACACATTTACAGGATACTAAAGGGTCCAGCTTctggtatttttttatttcttcggTTGAACAAATGTGTTCTAGTACAGTCATTGTATTTTCCTCTTGCAAATATGAAACTTCTGCGAGCATGTGGGAGAAATAGTTGAAACTTTAAATTCTAGAAGCTTTCCTGTTACTTGGATTTTCTGATTTTCCAATTGCAATTTTTACCCTTTGCTTTCATAAAGTTATATTGCAGAAGGCCACTCTTTATTACCAATTTACTGGCCTAGAGGCCCTAGACCAACCTCTTCTCTCCAACCACCACAAAATCCCgatatagtaaatatttaagtGAGTTAGCCTCATGATTATTTTGGTTTAACAGGGTGGAGGGGAAGTGACAGATTTTATTATTGTGTTGAGAACAAATTCTGCCATCAAGACCTTCGGTGGGAATGCCCACTTGTCAGTTGGAGCAGGTTTAAGTGCAGCTGTTGGGATTGTTGGAAGGGCAGCTGAAGCTGATATACGTGCTGGTGATGGTGGTTATGCTGCTTGCTATACATACAGTTGTAGTAAAGGTACGTACTTTTATATCTTGTGAATTGTGAAATTTCACAAAGGTGTAGACAGTCGATCTTTGATGTACTTACCAAAGTAGTTAAATCCAGAATGCCCTTGCTTGCTTTCTGTACTTAAACTTCAATTTCCAAGTTCTCTTGACGCCCCGTCCCATCATCTgctgaaaaatgagaaaactGAGATGTTGATTGACAATGTTTATGTTGCATAGGTGGAAATGTCTCTCGATCTTATTTGTTAGCTTTCTGTGGTTAAGCAACTTTTGCCTTTTTCTGTCACCTACCcagaaatgaaaaaacagTACTATTTTATCATTTCTGGTGCCCGATTATTTTCACATGTTGCCTTGAAACTGCAGTTATCTAGTAACCATGTAGTTCAACAGCACCATACAATTCTTCAAATGAATGAACTGCCCATGTATGACGAAACTAATTGCTATGAGGGATTCTAGATGACATAACGAATGGCTTTGCAGGTGCATTTGCTGGTTGCTCTATTCAAGGAAATATAGTCAAGACCCGAGCACAAGAAAATTCTCGGTTTTATGGTAATCCATCCATCTCTGCTGCAGATATTCTTCTTGGTTCAATGCCACGGCCTCCTGCAGCTTCTGCATTGTATCAGGCGTTATCAGAATTATACAAGAAGCAGTGAAGTTGGTTGTCCGGGTAAAAGTTCTCCTTTACACCCCCAAAAAATCACATCTGTCAATCTAATTATTCATCTGTATATTCCATGCAATCTTTTCCATGTAAGTCCTGCTTCAATTCTTTATTCCCATTTGATTGACGCACATGATTGTACAGCAAAACACAAGCACATAAAGAACAAAAGCAAATGAAACTTCAGTATGAGTTTCCACATAAGGcagaatgaaatgaaaatctaTGTATACTTTGATTCTTAGGATATGGTAAATGATGCCCCAGGCCATAATCCTCTCAGATAGGCAGTTTCTCCCACCACAGTACATGACCGTGCCTTAATGGGTTTTACCTACCAATGTGTATGCAATTTTTGGCTGCTACTTATTGATACTCCTCTGTTAACCTATTAAAGTCTAGggtgtttgtttatttttgttcttttttcttttttgacaGAGTTTATGAGTTCATACATTTtggggataattatactttcctcccctgaggtttagtgtaattacacatagacccCCTATGATTTGGAagattacatctagcacctcCTGatatttgcttccgtctaacaaataagtccctctgTTGGTCAAAATTCGTCGAATTTgttgaaacaaaaaagttgaaaaaaattcaatatttactTTCGATTGCTTTACTACTGATTTACTGTAAGtcaaatagatatttttatgcCCAAAATTTGAGTCAATCTGAAATTTGAGTATTTATTGGAATTTGAAGATTACAATCCTTCTTATCTTATATCAATTACATTAGAACAACACATCTACTATTCAACGGAAACAACATCTCATGTAAAGGCGAGGTTTGAACTCATGCCTGTAAGGTCATGGGGCCTCAGTTTCACCAATTGAGTTAGACTTTATTGACTTACTTTTCGTATTTCTACTCAACATGATCGAAGCCAAACAACACTGGCTTAATTGTGGGACGAACGGTTACTTTTAACATTTGTatgtaattatcataaatttgtaacaattgattgtattttttttattaatatatcttcagatttattattatttataattggtaaattatttaattaataattataaataataataataataaatgtaacttaaaaaattgaagtctcgaagaaaaaaaaaatttggccAGTCGTGGACAACCCCACCTTTTTATTACATCTTTTACTTAAgttatgttttcattattattatgttttgataatatcaaaacaaataaatcaactCAATTGCCTTTTGTATCATTCTCAAGTACggtttttaaaatcatttttggCCTACCCAAAATTTCCGGTTCAAAAATGTGCATAATAATTGTGATATCTAATcgaattatcaataatattttagtttagtGATTAACATTAAGATTGGGGCCACATAACAAGTTTAAGATCTTGAGCTTGAGTCCCACCAGATTTATGGGTACTTATCTCACTTATGTGGGTTACTGTAATTTATCTATTGTAGttagttatatttatgtattggTACGATTGAGACATTGCTCAGTGTATTTTCTTGATGtgagttaatataatttatcaatcattgttaataaaaaaaaagaagggataATTTGTACTCCGTTCTACtgatatttgatgtaattatccgtAAATTCTCCGTAGTTTGCAAAACTACATCTAATACTTTCATtgtttgttttcgtttaataaataaatctatttgtcacttaaaattcatcgaatttgttgataataattaaaataaataaataaaaatagatatttatcctaaattgattttttattgtagatcaaataaaattcttatagCGAGGGGGGTGCATTTCTTGAAGTTGAGGAATTCGATTTGCTTAGAAGTTAGATGAATTGAGTTAATTACTTCATTGATgagaatatttgtttattcGAACGTGAAAGAGGTGTACGTcaatattaagatattaaatattaaataattttttattttaattatttaaatttttaaataaaatagtcttttaatacaatataaaatcaaattaaataagaggTTTAGAGTTTCGATTATTACTATCACTCGTTTACGaaataaatgttttattttatgtaagatggatgtattaaaatattaaatattaaatgatttttctttctaaaaagttcaatttttttatgaagtgATCGTCTAAAAGTAAGAAGGTGTACAATTGAACTTATAAGCTCTGTTAAAAAaacttgataatttttataataaagagCGTATGAGATCCTAAAATTAAGTGTTTagtatcttataagctctattAACATGTGAGCTCAATCCATCTTTTTTCtgtagggtaaattataattgacacttttaaaatttgtcataattataaatactctcttattatttgaataaatataaatactcttCTAGAATTAATGGACATCTGCCAATACCCCTCGTGACAACCTATTGTAAAgagatatttgttagacgttCGTTAATCCTAAggtgaaatttataattttttaaataataaaaaaatatttataattataataaaaatcaagaaagcccgtcgtaatttatcttttttttaataagaccTTTTAGgtcttttaatttcaatatcttAAGAGACCAAACACATCCTATGCATAAATACTcgttaattttgaattataacagtttgtttgtttgtttttatattattattataatataaaaagctTATATGCTGaacaacataatattttatttattcaaatattttaaaattttacttataaattaaaatttaatattttaaactcttaaaacaatttataaaatgtacaaatgaacaaactattttaaataaatttagccaaacaaACCTTTAAGTCGCGTTCGGCTGAGTCATCAAGCCTTATGCAATAGTTATTTCTCTCAATCAATCATGATCACATGATGTCTactaaaatcaatataaatactTGTGGCCAagatttttttagtttctagaaaatttgatgtaatattcTAGACTTTTCTGTtcagaaaaatacaagcaattcccttataatattgtaaatgaatatttttttttatgaaaaaaataataatttatttatttatttttttaaaaaatacagcaatttagacatggagataaattgcttcattttaaaaaaaactgaaagataaattgctatttttttttataatgagtaatttatttatttataatatcacgtTGAGgttaattgcattaaaccctttTGAATtgattactattttatttttttaatgaatcaattacatttatatcataaattccatccatcattaattaatataagctTAATCCCCTGGGTCCCACCTAGTATTCCCCAAACGGCCCTCTGACCTTTCCGTACTGGCAGCTTCCACATCCTCACCCCCCTTCTCACTTGGGAAAAGCACTGAATTTGCAGAGAAATACCTCTCAATTCTACACACTTCAGCTCTAAAACCCCTACCCACcctacccccccccccccccccctctcccANNNNNNNNNNTCAACATTTCTACTACTTCTCTCCACCACCGCCCATGGCTCCGCCTCCTCCTCCGTCTCCGTCTGCCTCCTCCACCGCCACTAACTCTCCCGCTTCcacttcttcctcctcctcgtCTCTCCCGCCGATTCCCCTCTCCTCCATCGCCGGCGCTGCTGCTGCTTCCTCTTCCAACATGCTGAATTATCTCTGGATTCCCCTCCTCATCGCTCTTTCCAAGGAGTTGAGCTCCTCCGCCAACGCTCAGTCTACTGCGTCACAGCTTCTCTTGCCGAGTGTGACGGATGCTTACGCTACGGTTCCGCGGTGCCCCTCCGGGGACCCCAATCTCAACTTTCGGCCGGTTATCGGGATCCTTAGCCACCCGGGGGATGGCGCCTCTGGTCGTCTCAATAACGATACTAATGCTTCGTATATCGCTGCTTCTTATGTGAAGTTTGTTGAGTCTGCTGGAGCTAGGGTTATTCCGCTTATCTACAATGAACCGCCGCAGATTCTTAACGAAGTAATCCACCACTCCTTTCTGGATCCTGCAACTTTGCTAATTTCTTTCTGTCTATGCCTCTGCTCATTTGAGTTATATATTGCAACTTGCGCTTCTTGATCGTGTTGACCGTACGGTGTATAAAGATAATAAGGACTAAGCTTGTGGACTATTCTCTTTCTTAGGATTGAGGACAGTTTGAAAGGGGATTATACTCATCTGCGTCTCGTCCTTAGATTTTACTTCTAAAGTTAAGGCGTATATGTTCATGGCCTGGATATATTAAGTTTGCTTTTGTGGTAGAGCTCATCTGATAGTTGCTGGCTTTCTGCTTaacttcatatatttaaactgCCCTTCTACCTTTTATCTGTTGGTGCTTCTCAGCATTGTCTTATCACCACATCTTCAGTTGAAATGTGTTGATTCTGCGGGAATGAGGATAGCCTTTGTCCTCAAAGTTGTTCCTGTTCCATGTGTAAAAGGTGATCCCATTTGGTATTAATGAAGTTTTGCTACACGCCATCTTTTAAATTGTTTCAATAATGATGCATTAATAAATTACTGCTGCTAACTAagttattatcttttaaagtAGTCTTGAACTCATGTCCCCACAAATTGCCAtgttaatttcttaaaatttgtctTGCAGAAACTCAATTTGGTTAATGGAGTGATCTTCACAGGAGGGTGGGCGAAAAGTGGTCTCTACTTTGAGGTTGTTGAGTCTATTTTTAAGGTACATGACCATCTGAAGATTGATATAGACGTATATCATCCCTCCTGGACGCCatgtaaatgaaaatgaaacaattaaaAACCTATCTTTTTGGCGTCTTACCTTATCATGATATTTGTGATTTCCAGTTGATGCTGAAGTTGTTAAGAAGGCCAGCTTTATACAGTTTGATTCTTCAaagttaaaaacttaaaaggaTTTTAGAGTATGTTTCTTATCAATATTGCACTGGAAGTATGATTGAACTGGTGGTTCTGCTGTATATGTGCATTCTTTTATCAGTATAGAGAATCATTTTGTTGCAAATAATCtgaaagttgaaaatgaaagacATTTTTTGGTTATGTTCTCGGTCAGTGGCCCCGTAATTTTATTGACTCGCATATTGCATACTGTATAAAAAGCCATcttgtttgtttatgtttttatttttagtgttCAGTTTCACAAAACTGTAATTAAAGTTAAAACATATTTGTTTATGTGTATTCTCATGTGAAATGTTTTTCTATCATTCACATctcaatcattaattttttatatacatacttatatataatatgttcaGTCATTAATCTTATAAACtgataatatacttttttcatAATACTTTGACATGACATAACTAACTTTTGATTTGATACCACTAACAATAAAAAAGGTATGATTTGACACCACTAACAATAAAAAGCACAATCTCATTAACTAATACaaacattctcattttcatatgaaaacctatataaaattaaaaatacacattttccactgaaaaatgaaaaatgaaaatgaaaacataggCAAACAAGTTACATTTCGCTGGTGGATGGTATAACCATATACATTTTAAAGCAATGTCATATCATGTAGAGTTCAACATTGGATATGTGTTTTGTGTAGAACATCCTGAGGAAGAATGATGCTGGAGACCATTTCCCTTTGCTTGCCATATGCTTGGGTTTTGAACTGTTAACAATGATCGTCAGTGAGGTAAGCTGTCCAGAAACGTGCATAGATATAGTAACTTTTCTTGAGAGCATGCTTTCCCCCCACCCCAAGTAAGTCCTGTTCCTACCAAACGAGAAGAGGGAAAACTGATGGAGAAAGACAAAGTACtggaaaattttcacttttcaaaCTGAGTTGCAAAATTTAATTCCTGAtctctttttgtcttttttgacATGCATTGAGATCTGTGCTTATCTTATACAATAAAATCTTTGGATTAGGTGGAAGAACCAGATGgttttaatgtaaattaagTAATTGAACAGGGTCtattctctctctgtctcctGCTTTATGAGACTTATTAAAGGATTATTATGAATTGGCCACTACTGTGGattaaatttcttctttgGATGTTTGAAGAACATTCCATTTTTGGCTTACAATTATAGCCTTCCTGTCATGAAGTTCATTTCTTATAGACTGCGGTCGCCTTGAGCTTCTAGTAGACTATGCTGTAGTTTCTAGTTATCATTCTAGTTCTTTCAACCGTAGGTTGCTTTCTTAGGTTCCACGTATAACGTATTGATCTATCTAATATATCTATTCTCTATGCTGGTATCAGGACAACAACATCCTGGAGCAATTTAGTGCAGCAGATCAAGCTTCGACATTGCAATTCGTGGAAAACATAGATATTAATGGAACTGTATTTCAAAGGTAATAAGCAGTAAGTTTGACAATTAAGTTTACAATTTGTTGGGATGAAGTAATTTCAACTGTAGTGTGACAATGATTTCTTAGTTCATTTGGATAATGCTTTTGAGATGTTAAACTTCCATGAAGAGTGGATGCTCATATAGACTCTGACATGtcaattacttcattttagtCTCTTTGGTGCGCAGTAGTTGCCAAGAAGTTGGTAAAATTCTTATCAAACGATCTTGAATCTTAATATTGTTGTTAATGCCCTAATATtgatcattttcatcaaaaggTAACAGTGTTTGGGTTCTTAACGTACTGACACCAAATTAGAACTTCAATCTTTAGGGGTATCATGGTGAGATTGGTTGTCTGACTAAAGTTGACGTTTTAGTGAACTGTAGTCCAAAAGATACTAGTGGTTTTGATTGATAACAGAAGCCTCTTGCAGTCTGTTTCACCTTTTCAGTCTATAGTTCACAAATAAAGTTTGATATCAACATTTCTATAGGAGTTTCCGGCGACCTGCTTCTTACAAGTTCTCATTTTGCAGTTTTGCTGTGCCTTTCCTTAATGCTTAAATTATGGCAAGGTCACTGTCCTTCCCATTCCAAGTCCTTCCCATTCCAAGAGTCAATATCAGATATTATACTCTATTTCTGTGTGGACTGCTTCTGCTTCATTCTGATCCAATAACATGACAAGATCAACGAAGACTGACAACTGTAATTCCATTACCTCCTATTGAACAGTTTGTCTCATGTGAATCAAATTTGTTCAGTAGTTGTAAGAGGATAGGATGTGCTATGAAATTCTATGCTTGTTTACCCTTTAATTCTTCCTCTCAATATTGTTTTTATGAGAATCGTTAAACCACATAAGCATGCATCTGATTCAGTTTTACATTTACTTGATCATTGTCGATTATATGTTCCAAGATACCAGTACCCCATTCCCACATGCTCTGTCTTGGAAGGTGGACATTTGTTTAACATGCTGCGAACCCTACCACCTCCAGACATTCTTTTGTCTTATGACTTCTGTTTTGGTGTGTGTAccaaatatgtattaatttccTTTCCAGGTTCCCTCCGATTTTGCTAAAGAAGCTGAATACAGAATGCCTTGTGATGCAGAATCATCGGGTAAGTGCTTTTGCCTGTGTTGTTATGTGTGATAATTTTGTAAGTGTGCACCTATCTTCCTGGATGTAAATTACATGGCTATGCATGGGGAGTAAGGTGCCGAATGATCTGAACAGCAACTTCTAGACCTTGCATTGTAATGCCCATCAACCTGGCAGCCTTCAGATTGTTGGCTTAAATATTGGTTTGTGAACATATGAACagtttctgaattttttaaggTGGCAGAGCAGCTATTTTTCAATTcttctttgttgttttcaaCTTTGgaccttctttcctttttcctgcTCTTTGCTGCAAACCGAGTAGAAAACAAATACTGAGAGACTATATAGTCTTTGGTCTCTCCACAAAAAGATCATCCGTCATTAAATCCAGTTTACTACTCTTCTTAGCATCAAGCTTTTTATAGATTTCTATGTTGAAGTCCTTAACTTTTTGCTTGGAGTTTCTTACTGACTTTTTTGAGTAATAATCTAAGTTGGTCAACGTATCCCCTCTTTTCTCCAAAGGCTTGCGAGTTGCTGAGTGTTTGCTGGGACTGGTAACCAGAAAATGATACAGAAAAGAAGATATAAGTGGGCACTAATTTGGTTTTAGGCTAATTAAGTTTGTGGTTTTAGTCAGTTgattgttttttatatatgtctTAAGATTCCTCTATAATATAAATTCTGCATATATGCAAACTGTGTTTGTATCTTTTAACTAAGGATCATACAACATTTGGTGTTGTCAGTTCATGACAAACCAGCACTATCGGCAAAAAGATCTAGTCGGCTAATCATTATGTAATATATCATTTCTTTGTATAACGATTTCATTCCTCTCTGTGACAGTATGGGATATCACCTGAAAAGTTCCAAAAGAATAAGAGTCTATGCAGTTTCTTCAAGATCTTAACAACTAGTGTAGATGAAGATGACAAGGTACCTAAGAAACCACCCCCATGGTACTTTATCTTAACTTCAGTACTTTCTTAACTTTGTTTCCAGTATATTTGTTCATGTTAGAGTCTTTCTAATTACCTCGGTGATCAATTTGTATCAGGTCTATGTTTCAACGGTTCAGGCCTGCAGATACCCCGTGACTGCTGTTCAGTGGCACCCAGAGGTATTTTCTTATTGCGTgaacatcttttttcttttcctctatGGAGAAGGTCCAAATCTGTTTGCTTTAGGTTATTTAATAGGCTAGACAGTATACCATGTTGCAAGCTGACTCCAAAATCTTCCCTTTCAAATAATTCACTGAACTTACTGTATTACATCCTTGCATTTTGATGgagaatataaattattatttgtacatACTTTCTCTCTTTGAAACAATTCCTAAGATTTTTCAAACATGGATCTTTTAAGTCTATTCTCTGGGCTGCAGGGAAGAGGGGGTTCAGTAGGATGAAACTGTTACTAGTTTTGGTTTAAAAGTATCAATTACCATTCGTAGAACTGCTGGTGTATATCTAAACAGTAAGAAATAGTGTCTTGAAGGAACATGAAGAGGTTTTGTTGACCTGAGTCTCACAATTGGTCTCCTATACAAGGAAGGAGGTGTTTAtgaagcagcagcagcagttcCTTAGTTGGAAGAGTGTAATACGTCATTCTTTatgtatatatcaaaatactaGTGAAATGATTTGTGATTCTGGTTTGCGAACTGAGTGTAAGGACATCTGGACATTTGCTGCGAAATTTCAATAAGTGACGGCATATGATGAGCCACAGGTTTTTTGGGTAACGGGGAAATAGTTGGAAAAAGTTGTACAATGAAGCAATTCATGATAGCAAGAAAGCACTCTCTGTGGTACGGATTGCTAGATTTTCTTTCTGCACAATCATCTAGAGGCACTGAGATTGAGCTAATCTAGTTGTTCATTTCATTATGGAGGTTAGAACGGTGAAAAAATTGGTCTAACTGTAATAGCTTCGATCATGTTTGAAGCGTCCATAGTTGTAAAAAATTCAGACAAAGGATTGCAGGGCCCTTTCTCCAGGGCATCTCAAGTTTCTAGGCAGCTCATAAAAGATTATGAGCTGGGTTTAAGATCAAGAACTGGTAGCCCCAATGAGAGTCCAGTCCAAGAATCAGAATGAATCTGCGGTGGCTAGCCTCTTTCTATCTTGATTTAGATACCTATAAATTTGGTGGGTGAAGGATCATCTATGAGGACTCCGAAGCTCATGGTTGACTGAATCTTGGGAGTAGGTATATTTTGCAGAGTTCTAGAAGGAGgcagaaataaattttacatgcAAGGTGGCAATTTCTTAAGTGGATCATAAAATCGTGACaatgatgataatatttaCACAGTATACATATTTCTAACACTGTCAATGATTCAAAGCTTACTTGTTCAGTCTTGTTTTTCAATCCTAACAATTTAGGATGGTTTGcatctaaaattttagatgTTGGAAATAATATACCTGCAtactgttaattttttataagaacaTTAGAAGCCTTCTCCTATGCTATATAATACCCATACTGGTCAGTCTAGACTTGCATAGATGGTCTCGACTGCATTGGGCTAATTCCATGTGTAACCCGATACTGGCCATTGTTTAGACATGCATAAGTGGTTTTATTGCCTTGTTTATATGTCAATTTTTGGTGCGAGGATGCATGTCGTTGCTTGGAGAATGCTTTTGTCACTAGAATCTAGATAACACATTTTCCTCATGGCTCTGAATAGACCAATCAAACAAACATATACTGTTAAAGCAGTTACATTTCTGGTTGGGAATGTGAAATTTTGACATGTCTGCTCCAGAAAAATGCTTTCGAGTGGGGCTTATCAAGGATTCCACACTCAGAAGATGCAATTCAAGTCACTCAACATGTTGCCAACTTTTTTATAAGGtaatattttagtcaattttGGTGCACCGGATGTTTGGCATTCTGTGAAATAAGCGAGTTTGTCAAAGTTCTAGCTGCTTATAGTATTTTTCAACGTTAGGTTGTTGACCATAAGGATGCTTTGAAGTTCCGTGGTCAGACATTGAGGCTCTAAAACTACTTAATCTTGAGTTCACTTCTTAATTCCCACAAGATTACATGTTCATAGACAACTCAACATTGATCTGTTCTATTGTGTTATGTATTAAAACCAATACTAGTTTTAAAATAAGGACATAGTTGTACTCTTGCCCCTATCCTCAAAAGagagaatttattaatttcaaagaaGCCATTCCCTTGATCAAGAATACTCATTCATTTCAATTAGTTAATCCTACTGAAAACTTGTCCTGTGCTTGTATGTATGTGCGGGTTTGTTAGCATCTACAGATTATCTGTGTATTGATCGATGCAATCTGTCAACATGTTAACTACTTTCTTCTATCCTTTCAAAT contains:
- the LOC105176925 gene encoding uncharacterized protein LOC105176925 isoform X1; this encodes MEEELESLSVGAKLQYPKIELEDYEPKICSPRIILHIQVCESFNKDVGDCNQGSSDNDKRNYLEHLLKADDKMELTGVDNEQKKDLAALNQKLNKYFCYDTSLSEETGVWIPVSVPPLPENEQLEWDRGFYLNGGYLPDGDLGWNECIGEDKEMTMWDVVLDMLLTARGKVSALASGDIHGCSISWISSHLLEQAWKEMAQTLTDANFGKMKEILESEPPKWLPDSAASACMLCNVRFHPIMCSRHHCRFCGGIFCNGCSRGRSLLPSKFRTGNPQRVCDVCCVRLEPVQTCLMSQVSRAAQSPTHDLTDLSTLRSWLNFPWGQSMEYEIYKATNTIQGYSKVGCLAPEKSIPSAVLKQAKGFAILTVAKVGLMVTYSIGTGLVVARREDGSWSPPSAIASFGIGWGAQGGGEVTDFIIVLRTNSAIKTFGGNAHLSVGAGLSAAVGIVGRAAEADIRAGDGGYAACYTYSCSKGAFAGCSIQGNIVKTRAQENSRFYGNPSISAADILLGSMPRPPAASALYQALSELYKKQ
- the LOC105176925 gene encoding uncharacterized protein LOC105176925 isoform X2 → MEEELESLSVGAKLQYPKIELEDYEPKICSPRVCESFNKDVGDCNQGSSDNDKRNYLEHLLKADDKMELTGVDNEQKKDLAALNQKLNKYFCYDTSLSEETGVWIPVSVPPLPENEQLEWDRGFYLNGGYLPDGDLGWNECIGEDKEMTMWDVVLDMLLTARGKVSALASGDIHGCSISWISSHLLEQAWKEMAQTLTDANFGKMKEILESEPPKWLPDSAASACMLCNVRFHPIMCSRHHCRFCGGIFCNGCSRGRSLLPSKFRTGNPQRVCDVCCVRLEPVQTCLMSQVSRAAQSPTHDLTDLSTLRSWLNFPWGQSMEYEIYKATNTIQGYSKVGCLAPEKSIPSAVLKQAKGFAILTVAKVGLMVTYSIGTGLVVARREDGSWSPPSAIASFGIGWGAQGGGEVTDFIIVLRTNSAIKTFGGNAHLSVGAGLSAAVGIVGRAAEADIRAGDGGYAACYTYSCSKGAFAGCSIQGNIVKTRAQENSRFYGNPSISAADILLGSMPRPPAASALYQALSELYKKQ
- the LOC105176926 gene encoding gamma-glutamyl hydrolase 2 isoform X2, with amino-acid sequence MAPPPPPSPSASSTATNSPASTSSSSSSLPPIPLSSIAGAAAASSSNMLNYLWIPLLIALSKELSSSANAQSTASQLLLPSVTDAYATVPRCPSGDPNLNFRPVIGILSHPGDGASGRLNNDTNASYIAASYVKFVESAGARVIPLIYNEPPQILNEKLNLVNGVIFTGGWAKSGLYFEVVESIFKNILRKNDAGDHFPLLAICLGFELLTMIVSEDNNILEQFSAADQASTLQFVENIDINGTVFQRFPPILLKKLNTECLVMQNHRYGISPEKFQKNKSLCSFFKILTTSVDEDDKVPKKPPPWSMFQRFRPADTP
- the LOC105176926 gene encoding gamma-glutamyl hydrolase 2 isoform X1; amino-acid sequence: MAPPPPPSPSASSTATNSPASTSSSSSSLPPIPLSSIAGAAAASSSNMLNYLWIPLLIALSKELSSSANAQSTASQLLLPSVTDAYATVPRCPSGDPNLNFRPVIGILSHPGDGASGRLNNDTNASYIAASYVKFVESAGARVIPLIYNEPPQILNEKLNLVNGVIFTGGWAKSGLYFEVVESIFKNILRKNDAGDHFPLLAICLGFELLTMIVSEDNNILEQFSAADQASTLQFVENIDINGTVFQRFPPILLKKLNTECLVMQNHRYGISPEKFQKNKSLCSFFKILTTSVDEDDKVYVSTVQACRYPVTAVQWHPEKNAFEWGLSRIPHSEDAIQVTQHVANFFIREARMSINRPPAKKVLDNLIYNYSPTYCGKAGRGFDEVYIFS